A window of Daphnia pulicaria isolate SC F1-1A chromosome 10, SC_F0-13Bv2, whole genome shotgun sequence contains these coding sequences:
- the LOC124313855 gene encoding probable chitinase 2: MIKSLFLCVTLAFAYATGLDLDANVNSHNKVVVCYVAGWSAYRPNNGAFTVENIDPMLCTHIIYAFAGLDNVTHSIQTLDPFLDTEDGGGRAQYKKVMGFKQKQPKLKVTIAIGGWNEGSGKYSDMASTPANRKAFIDSVLTFIKKHGFDGLDMDWEYPGSRVGSRPIDRENFALLLKEMRAEFDKTGLILTAAIGAAPQTINRAYDVPAINQHLHFIHIMAYDYHGSWDFQIGHNAPLRLPVNSSMIEPELRLSVDDTITYLLKLGASPAKLVVGVPFYGRTFTLVDKNLRQIGSASNGTGFQGPYTREDGFLGYNEICKELTAKNQEGDKWVEQWDEIAQVPYMYNGERWVSYDNQQSVAIKARYAFNQGLAGLMIWAIDNDDFMAECSNVRYPLLRAINSEFKAASRDGAVTDKTPVTQKPKDDKDQQGDKKEPTSGNSGIKGFSINIFVCVLTPVIFTFSFLH; encoded by the exons ATGTCAACTCCCACAACAAAGTTGTTGTTTGCTACGTAGCAGGATGGTCTGCATACCGGCCAAACAATGGTGCTTTTACTGTTGAAAATATTGACCCAATGCTTTGCACACACATCATCTACGCATTTGCTGGCCTGGATAATGTCACACATTCAATTCAAACTCTGGACCCTTTCCTTGATACAGAAGATGGAGGTGGCAGAG CCCAATACAAAAAAGTCATGGGCTTCAAGCAAAAACAGCCAAAACTTAAAGTTACTATTGCCATTGGTGGATGGAACGAAGGATCTGGGAAATATTCTGACATGGCCTCAACCCCTGCTAATCGCAAAGCTTTCATCGACAGCGTTTTGACTTTTATCAA AAAACACGGCTTCGATGGATTGGATATGGATTGGGAGTATCCCGGCAGCCGTGTTGGCTCTCGCCCAATCGATCGAGAGAATTTCGCACTCCTACTTAAg GAAATGAGAGCTGAATTCGATAAAACTGGACTTATTTTGACAGCCGCAATCGGTGCTGCTCCTCAAACTATCAATCg TGCTTACGATGTTCCAGCGATAAATCAACATCTTCATTTCATTCACATCATGGCGTACGATTACCATGGATCATGGGATTTCC AAATCGGACACAACGCCCCCCTCAGGTTGCCAGTCAACAGCAGTATGATCGAACCCGAACTTCGTCTCAGTGTT GACGATACAATAACCTATCTGCTGAAACTTGGAGCATCACCGGCTAAATTGGTAGTCGGAGTTCCTTTTTACGGAAGAACATTCACCCTTGTTGATAAAAATTTGCGTCAAATCGGTTCTGCGTCGAATGGAACTGGATTTCAAGGACCGTACACTCGTGAGGATGGATTCCTTGGATATAATGAG ATTTGCAAAGAGCTAACCGCCAAAAACCAAGAGGGTGACAAATGGGTTGAACAATGGGACGAAATTGCTCAAGTCCCTTATATGTACAATGGTGAACGGTGGGTTTCTTACGACAATCAGCAAAGCGTTGCCATCAAA GCTCGTTACGCATTTAATCAAGGACTTGCCGGGCTTATGATTTGGGCCATAGACAACGATGACTTCATGGCCGAATGTTCCAACGTTCGATACCCATTATTGAGAGCCATCAATTCCGAATTTAAGGCAGCTTCCAGGGACGGTGCCGTAACTGACAAGACTCCCGTTACTCAAAAACCGAAGGATGATAAGGACCAACAAGGTGACAAAAAGGAACCAACATCTGGCAATTCCGGTATCAAGGGATTTTCCATTAATATTTTCGTGTGTGTTTTAACACCTGTGATTttcacgttttcttttttacattga